A single genomic interval of Spirochaetales bacterium harbors:
- a CDS encoding glycoside hydrolase family 130 protein, with the protein MPWEDKPAGSHDVVWRYSKNPIIRRDAIPSSNSIFNSAVVPFNGEFAGVFRCDSKSRRMQLHTGFSTDGISWRISNDILKFECDDPEIGHFDQGYDPRAVWIDDRYYITWCNVYHGYTIGVAYTYDFKTYYQMENAFVPFNRNGVLFPRKIGNKFAMLNRPSDTGHTPFGDIFYSESPDMTHWGCHRHVMSPRHGWESTKVGAGPVPIETTEGWLLIYHGVLTSCNGFVYSMGAALLDLDEPWKVINRTVPYLLSPQMDYECVGDVPNVVFPGAALFDPPTGRITVYYGAADTVLCLAFTYADELIDFIKQNSKHWSD; encoded by the coding sequence ATGCCGTGGGAGGACAAACCGGCCGGATCGCACGATGTCGTCTGGCGTTATTCCAAAAATCCTATTATTCGGAGAGACGCGATACCGTCATCCAACAGTATTTTCAACAGCGCCGTCGTTCCTTTCAATGGCGAGTTTGCCGGGGTGTTTCGTTGCGACAGCAAATCCCGCCGCATGCAGCTTCATACCGGATTCAGCACGGATGGAATTTCCTGGCGGATTTCCAACGATATATTGAAATTCGAGTGTGATGACCCTGAGATCGGACACTTCGATCAGGGCTACGATCCGCGTGCCGTATGGATCGATGACAGATATTACATCACCTGGTGTAATGTCTATCACGGATACACGATAGGTGTGGCATACACGTATGATTTCAAGACATACTACCAGATGGAAAACGCGTTTGTTCCTTTCAACAGAAACGGTGTTCTTTTCCCGAGGAAGATCGGAAATAAATTCGCCATGCTCAACAGGCCGAGTGATACCGGACACACCCCCTTCGGCGATATTTTTTACAGTGAAAGCCCGGATATGACCCATTGGGGATGTCACCGCCACGTCATGTCTCCGCGGCACGGCTGGGAGTCGACCAAAGTGGGGGCGGGACCGGTCCCGATCGAGACAACTGAGGGATGGCTTCTCATATACCATGGGGTACTCACCTCGTGCAACGGATTTGTCTACAGTATGGGAGCCGCGCTTCTGGATCTGGATGAACCCTGGAAGGTTATTAACAGAACGGTTCCTTATCTCCTCTCTCCTCAGATGGATTATGAATGCGTGGGTGATGTGCCGAATGTCGTCTTTCCAGGAGCCGCGCTGTTCGATCCACCGACCGGCCGGATTACCGTCTATTACGGCGCCGCCGACACGGTACTATGCCTTGCCTTTACCTACGCGGATGAATTGATCGATTTCATCAAACAGAACTCGAAACACTGGTCGGATTAG
- a CDS encoding Nif3-like dinuclear metal center hexameric protein: MKIEEITSYLDSLLEITGEKHNNEGLTIRGRKNVSKIGVSVNLSFSVIEKAINEHIDFLLTHHANWESTDAEYVKSKRTRLLQYNISHYFAHDALDMHGEYSTALGFNNLFGWKIHKHFNNTAGIIAASEYLDIDDLSGVLSKKLKSKLEIFKNNDKVDNIGIIPGWGARPEWIKEAKGIGINTFISGEAIHFGKLYAYESNINLILAGHYATEKPIMEFFTGKISEDTGMETVYIEDHDSAALF, encoded by the coding sequence ATGAAAATAGAAGAAATAACATCTTATCTGGACTCATTGCTTGAAATAACAGGTGAAAAACACAATAATGAAGGCTTGACGATCCGTGGAAGGAAAAACGTATCAAAGATCGGTGTTTCCGTGAATTTGTCGTTTAGTGTCATTGAGAAAGCGATAAATGAACATATCGATTTCCTGTTGACCCATCATGCGAATTGGGAAAGCACCGATGCCGAATATGTAAAATCAAAACGGACGAGGTTATTACAATATAATATTTCACATTACTTCGCACATGATGCTTTGGATATGCATGGAGAATATAGTACCGCACTCGGATTCAATAACCTTTTCGGATGGAAGATACACAAACATTTCAATAACACGGCAGGAATCATCGCGGCATCGGAGTATCTTGATATCGATGATTTGTCCGGCGTTCTTTCTAAAAAACTCAAATCCAAATTGGAAATATTTAAAAACAATGACAAGGTTGATAATATCGGAATAATACCCGGATGGGGTGCGCGACCGGAATGGATAAAGGAAGCAAAAGGAATAGGCATCAATACCTTTATTTCAGGCGAAGCGATTCATTTTGGAAAATTATACGCGTATGAGTCGAATATTAATTTGATTCTGGCGGGTCATTACGCTACCGAGAAGCCGATAATGGAATTTTTTACCGGAAAAATAAGCGAAGACACGGGCATGGAAACAGTATATATCGAAGATCATGATTCAGCGGCTCTTTTTTAA
- a CDS encoding extracellular solute-binding protein gives MKKICLLTLLFIFVSSMITFATGGQETGPKGKTVITYTRWAGTREAEDFQKLVDLFMAQHPEIYVRAEFLPWGAYWEKLKTSILSGDAADVISLSQIQASPYITKGAFKTLDDIPGARERLAEMQPGAQEAVVFKEKIYAIPVGSGVRAMIYNKDLFDEAGVPYFDNTIPVTWDEFIKRTKKLTKIEGEEVVQYAAHFHKQEMYEAMIYQMGGRLMDNNIKPTKMLINSPEGIAGLKLMRRLIDEQILPPHTGEWSGPWGTPDSAIVTGKVAIMHAGPWGLGPVEDARINYGTAPLPMGVARATRGYINSLAIYRDSKNTDAAWTFIEWMTSAEGQIEFTKTGDLPANKNALEKAKTGGDRPPEVMAAFFSDLPYVITGPMLPSDEMATMLDDLITQFLQGRITAEEAAAMIEEEGNALIEDVYSSM, from the coding sequence ATAAAAAAGATTTGTCTTTTAACATTGCTTTTTATTTTCGTATCATCCATGATAACATTTGCCACCGGGGGCCAGGAAACCGGACCGAAAGGCAAAACAGTCATTACCTATACACGCTGGGCAGGTACCCGGGAAGCGGAGGATTTCCAGAAACTCGTTGATTTATTCATGGCACAGCATCCCGAAATTTATGTCAGGGCAGAGTTTCTTCCGTGGGGGGCTTACTGGGAAAAACTGAAAACATCGATTTTAAGCGGTGATGCCGCAGATGTTATCTCTCTTTCTCAGATCCAGGCGTCTCCGTATATTACAAAGGGCGCATTCAAGACTCTGGACGATATCCCGGGCGCACGCGAACGCCTTGCGGAAATGCAGCCGGGCGCGCAGGAAGCCGTTGTTTTCAAAGAGAAAATTTACGCCATTCCGGTCGGTTCCGGTGTCAGGGCGATGATCTATAACAAGGATCTTTTTGACGAAGCGGGGGTACCGTATTTCGACAATACAATACCCGTTACGTGGGACGAGTTTATCAAACGGACGAAAAAGCTGACGAAAATCGAGGGCGAAGAAGTCGTTCAGTACGCCGCGCATTTTCATAAACAGGAAATGTATGAAGCCATGATATATCAGATGGGCGGCCGGCTTATGGACAATAATATAAAACCCACGAAAATGCTCATTAATTCCCCCGAGGGAATAGCGGGATTGAAACTGATGAGAAGGCTTATCGACGAACAGATTCTTCCCCCCCATACCGGCGAATGGTCGGGACCGTGGGGGACCCCGGATTCGGCGATCGTCACCGGTAAAGTGGCGATCATGCACGCCGGTCCGTGGGGGCTGGGGCCCGTCGAGGACGCCCGGATCAATTACGGAACCGCCCCCCTGCCGATGGGTGTCGCGCGTGCCACCAGGGGGTATATCAATTCACTCGCGATCTACAGGGATTCGAAAAATACCGATGCGGCCTGGACATTTATCGAATGGATGACAAGCGCCGAGGGCCAGATCGAGTTTACAAAAACGGGAGACCTTCCCGCGAATAAAAATGCCCTCGAAAAGGCGAAAACAGGCGGCGACAGACCGCCGGAAGTCATGGCCGCATTCTTCAGCGACCTTCCCTATGTGATTACCGGCCCCATGCTGCCCTCGGATGAAATGGCGACAATGCTCGACGATCTGATAACGCAGTTTCTCCAGGGGCGCATCACCGCGGAAGAAGCCGCCGCGATGATCGAAGAAGAAGGCAACGCGCTGATCGAGGATGTCTATTCTTCGATGTAA
- a CDS encoding MATE family efflux transporter, producing the protein MENSISKRMNILTITIPILAENLLRFLFSFADIFMLSGLSVNGVRMGDDAVAAVGLDINFVFFITLIYLMISSGAGIIITQHNGAQNAKKATRTVTTSVFLSALTGIVISLTMFFLAKPILSLYRLNDIRYGFAVDYFTIFSAFSIGLAMNTIFSTVLRAYGYSREPMVINMIANALNVFGNYCFIYGAFGFPQWGVAGVAVSTVFSQILAAVCMFFMILSKKDMTLRFRDFFTIKLQLIKKILRLGVPIAGESLAYNTAMIVMNFFVAQMDFGLPPEAQINLPAYNYAFVFARFIFYFSFSTGQGTQIITSYLVGAGRSGEAYRNVFRYFCFSFILAFVLAGTLSLLRNTILRIFPMEDNVYRLCSNLVVFTMLLEPGRTFNLVFINGLKGSGDVDFPVKVGIVTMWGIGVLFAFILGLVLEFGVIGIWLAISMDEWTRGIIMLFRWKSKVWQEKAIVKARA; encoded by the coding sequence GTGGAAAATTCCATATCGAAACGTATGAATATCCTGACCATTACGATCCCCATCCTTGCCGAAAACCTGCTGAGATTCCTGTTCTCGTTCGCCGATATATTCATGTTAAGCGGTCTTTCCGTAAACGGCGTACGCATGGGCGACGACGCGGTGGCCGCCGTGGGTCTGGATATCAATTTTGTGTTTTTCATCACTCTTATCTATTTGATGATCAGTTCGGGCGCCGGAATTATTATTACTCAACACAACGGCGCTCAAAACGCAAAAAAGGCTACACGGACGGTAACGACAAGCGTATTTTTATCGGCTTTGACGGGCATTGTCATCAGCCTTACCATGTTTTTCCTGGCAAAACCGATCCTTTCTCTCTACCGGCTCAATGATATACGCTACGGTTTCGCCGTCGATTATTTCACCATCTTCAGCGCCTTTTCAATCGGGCTTGCCATGAATACCATTTTCAGTACGGTTTTACGGGCTTACGGATATTCACGGGAACCGATGGTTATCAATATGATCGCCAACGCGCTCAACGTGTTCGGCAATTATTGTTTTATCTACGGTGCTTTTGGTTTTCCGCAATGGGGAGTGGCGGGCGTGGCGGTTTCAACCGTTTTCAGCCAGATACTGGCCGCCGTCTGTATGTTTTTCATGATTTTGAGTAAAAAGGATATGACGCTTCGTTTTAGGGATTTCTTTACAATCAAACTTCAATTAATCAAAAAGATTCTACGACTAGGCGTTCCCATCGCGGGTGAATCGCTTGCATATAACACCGCCATGATAGTGATGAATTTTTTCGTCGCGCAAATGGATTTCGGGCTGCCGCCGGAAGCGCAGATCAATTTACCGGCATATAATTACGCTTTTGTCTTCGCGCGGTTTATTTTTTATTTCTCTTTTTCCACCGGACAGGGCACCCAGATAATAACGAGTTATCTCGTCGGTGCGGGGAGAAGCGGGGAGGCGTACCGGAATGTTTTCAGGTATTTTTGTTTTTCCTTCATTCTGGCTTTTGTTCTGGCGGGAACATTGTCCTTACTCAGGAATACGATCCTCCGTATCTTTCCCATGGAAGATAATGTGTATCGTCTCTGCAGTAACCTCGTTGTTTTTACCATGCTTTTGGAACCGGGCCGGACCTTCAACCTTGTTTTTATCAATGGCTTAAAGGGATCGGGGGACGTCGATTTCCCCGTAAAGGTCGGCATTGTCACCATGTGGGGTATCGGCGTGCTTTTTGCTTTTATCCTGGGTCTTGTCCTCGAATTCGGGGTAATCGGTATATGGCTTGCGATTTCCATGGACGAATGGACAAGGGGAATCATCATGCTGTTCCGCTGGAAATCGAAAGTCTGGCAGGAGAAAGCGATAGTCAAAGCCCGGGCTTGA
- a CDS encoding GNAT family N-acetyltransferase, which translates to MMKKFSFITYNILTDNEIDLRMNKSLAPSTGNCFLPSYEFDIYLHNSEERVGGICIRIGVNEFVEKYEGNIGYGIEEKYRGNKYAAKACRLIKQVAKDHKMNIIWITCDPSNTASRRTCEIIGAEFVQIIDLPINCPDYNEGFRKKCRYRWDI; encoded by the coding sequence ATGATGAAGAAATTCAGTTTTATTACGTATAATATCCTGACGGATAATGAAATTGATTTGCGTATGAATAAATCACTCGCGCCTTCGACCGGAAATTGTTTTTTACCTTCTTATGAATTTGATATTTATTTGCACAATTCGGAAGAAAGAGTGGGTGGTATTTGTATTAGAATCGGAGTAAATGAATTTGTAGAAAAATACGAAGGTAATATCGGATATGGAATTGAAGAGAAATACCGCGGGAATAAATACGCAGCAAAAGCGTGCAGACTGATAAAACAGGTAGCAAAAGATCATAAAATGAATATAATCTGGATTACATGCGATCCGTCGAATACGGCATCTCGCAGAACTTGTGAAATTATTGGTGCCGAATTCGTACAAATTATAGATTTACCGATAAATTGTCCTGATTATAACGAAGGTTTCAGAAAAAAATGCAGATACAGATGGGATATTTAA
- a CDS encoding GNAT family N-acetyltransferase — translation MIRKVKLSDAEQLHELSNELGYLFDKKEFYKNLEELMKLNDHVILVKEIEENNVIGYVHGQIYRVLYFEKLLNILGLVVSRGYRNSGYGKALMHEVEYWAKSNGCKGVRLNSGNERDGAHKFYEIIGYTMRKQQKNFYKQF, via the coding sequence ATGATACGAAAAGTAAAATTAAGTGATGCTGAACAATTACACGAACTCTCGAATGAACTCGGGTATTTATTTGATAAAAAAGAATTCTATAAAAATCTTGAAGAACTGATGAAACTGAATGATCATGTCATATTGGTCAAGGAAATTGAAGAAAACAATGTAATAGGATACGTTCACGGCCAGATTTACAGAGTACTGTATTTTGAAAAATTATTGAATATATTGGGGCTGGTCGTATCACGAGGATACAGGAATTCGGGTTATGGAAAAGCCTTGATGCATGAAGTTGAGTACTGGGCAAAATCAAACGGATGCAAGGGCGTTCGCCTGAATTCAGGAAACGAGAGAGACGGAGCTCATAAATTTTATGAAATAATCGGATATACGATGAGAAAGCAACAGAAAAATTTTTATAAACAGTTTTGA
- a CDS encoding ABC transporter ATP-binding protein yields MIQTRNLIKHYGNLRAVNGISLNINQGEIYGFLGPNGAGKTSTIKMLLGITRPTSGEIYLFGERFTPEKVDVRKRIGVVPEKHPQGIWTWMTAGEYLAYFANIFEVEDADKRIDYLLEKVHLIRVKNKPFKTFSRGMLQKLNIIRALLHNPDILILDEPISGLDPIGVKQIRDLIVAETRENRSIFVSSHLLSEVEKICHRIAIINRGSLVAEDSMDRLLSKLVRNKEVYIDVEEVPPGLIEEIKKMPFVRDCRLNDLTITIEVPREGDYRRDLALFIFNRGLIPLRIQEKAPTLEEAFITITGENIEKLAGKRGNGE; encoded by the coding sequence GTGATACAAACAAGGAACCTCATCAAGCATTACGGTAATCTCCGGGCGGTGAACGGGATCTCTCTCAATATCAATCAGGGTGAAATATACGGTTTCCTTGGTCCCAACGGCGCAGGCAAGACCTCCACGATCAAGATGCTTCTTGGAATCACCAGGCCGACGTCCGGAGAAATATACCTCTTCGGAGAACGCTTTACCCCTGAAAAGGTCGATGTACGGAAACGGATCGGTGTGGTGCCTGAAAAACACCCGCAGGGAATCTGGACATGGATGACAGCCGGGGAATATCTCGCCTATTTCGCGAATATATTCGAGGTCGAGGACGCGGACAAACGAATCGACTACCTGCTTGAAAAAGTACATCTCATACGGGTCAAAAACAAGCCTTTTAAAACCTTTTCCCGCGGGATGCTTCAGAAACTCAACATTATCCGCGCCCTCCTCCACAATCCCGATATCCTGATCCTCGACGAACCGATCTCCGGCCTCGATCCCATCGGCGTAAAACAGATCCGAGATCTTATCGTCGCGGAAACACGGGAAAACCGCTCCATCTTTGTCTCTTCCCACCTCCTCTCGGAAGTGGAAAAGATCTGTCACAGAATCGCCATTATCAACAGGGGTTCCCTTGTTGCGGAGGATTCCATGGACCGGCTGCTTTCAAAACTGGTCCGCAACAAAGAAGTCTATATCGATGTCGAGGAGGTCCCGCCAGGGTTGATCGAAGAGATAAAAAAGATGCCGTTCGTAAGGGATTGCAGGCTGAACGACCTTACCATTACCATCGAGGTGCCGCGGGAAGGCGATTACAGAAGGGACCTCGCACTCTTTATCTTCAACAGGGGACTCATCCCGCTTCGAATACAGGAAAAAGCCCCGACCCTCGAAGAAGCCTTCATCACCATTACGGGCGAGAATATCGAAAAACTTGCGGGGAAAAGAGGAAACGGTGAATAA
- a CDS encoding A/G-specific adenine glycosylase has protein sequence MREKSRTRINPSPEALISFRNDVCRFFEKHGRRLPWRTAWKPYHIVVSEIMLQQTQVERVIAKFEAFIASFPDFHSLDTASMREVLLLWKGLGYNRRAYALKEIARRVCRDYNGVLPCDRESLLRLPSIGRATAASILAFAFDRPEVVIETNIRTVYIYHFLRDQTRVSDDDIESLIRATMDREHPRTWYSALMDYGSHLKKLYPELTGKSSAYKKQSRFDGSDRQIRGKILGIVAGAGYASEGKLIEEIEADAERIRDIAGVLVREGLVVKKGNRYEIP, from the coding sequence ATGCGGGAAAAAAGCAGAACACGGATTAATCCTTCACCGGAAGCCCTCATAAGTTTCCGGAACGATGTCTGCCGTTTTTTCGAAAAGCACGGACGCCGGCTTCCCTGGCGGACGGCCTGGAAGCCGTATCATATCGTGGTCTCGGAGATAATGCTTCAGCAGACACAGGTCGAACGGGTTATCGCGAAGTTCGAGGCCTTTATCGCTTCCTTCCCGGACTTCCACAGTCTCGATACCGCTTCCATGCGGGAGGTATTGCTTCTCTGGAAGGGACTCGGATACAACAGGCGAGCCTATGCCCTGAAAGAAATCGCGCGAAGGGTCTGCCGCGACTATAACGGTGTTCTTCCCTGCGACAGGGAATCCCTTCTCCGCCTTCCGTCGATCGGCAGGGCGACGGCGGCATCGATTCTGGCCTTCGCCTTCGACAGACCGGAAGTCGTGATCGAGACGAATATCCGCACGGTCTATATTTACCACTTTCTCAGGGATCAAACGCGGGTCAGTGACGACGATATCGAATCCCTCATCCGGGCGACCATGGACAGAGAACATCCGAGAACATGGTACTCGGCGCTTATGGATTACGGAAGTCACCTGAAAAAACTGTATCCGGAGTTGACGGGAAAAAGCTCAGCATATAAAAAGCAGTCGAGGTTCGACGGTTCGGACAGGCAGATACGGGGGAAAATTTTGGGGATTGTCGCAGGGGCGGGGTACGCGTCGGAAGGTAAACTCATTGAAGAGATTGAAGCCGACGCGGAGAGGATTCGCGACATAGCGGGAGTTCTGGTCAGGGAAGGGTTGGTGGTAAAAAAGGGAAACCGGTATGAAATCCCTTAA
- a CDS encoding cyclic nucleotide-binding domain-containing protein, producing MKGGVIITRKAVGDVYFVSRSGRAMLPPSKNVEVIINEMFSGQTLRDAVESAMQFASGAIKERVAQKMRGFNCVAQVRNIRVGYMIKHGFSKPDAFERILQYSEGDQIIKKGDRGSEFFWIKEGVVDINGLQYKAGNVFGRAAFSDGVRKMDVFAKTDVTIVAIDKNHPSLSDKLTVVLKKFAEETEKIRRVRPRASIDTVVIKCKV from the coding sequence ATGAAGGGTGGAGTAATTATCACGCGTAAGGCGGTAGGGGACGTGTACTTCGTCAGCCGGTCGGGGCGGGCGATGCTTCCCCCGTCGAAAAATGTCGAGGTAATTATCAACGAGATGTTCAGCGGTCAAACCCTCAGGGACGCGGTGGAATCGGCGATGCAGTTCGCCTCAGGTGCGATAAAGGAACGTGTAGCTCAGAAAATGAGGGGATTCAATTGTGTGGCGCAGGTACGGAATATACGGGTGGGATATATGATAAAGCACGGGTTCTCAAAACCGGATGCATTCGAACGGATTCTTCAATACAGCGAGGGAGACCAGATAATAAAAAAGGGCGATCGAGGTTCGGAGTTTTTCTGGATCAAAGAGGGGGTCGTGGATATCAACGGTCTTCAATACAAGGCGGGTAATGTTTTCGGACGTGCCGCATTCAGCGACGGCGTCAGGAAAATGGATGTTTTTGCGAAAACGGACGTTACCATTGTGGCAATCGACAAGAACCATCCTTCCCTGAGCGATAAGCTTACCGTCGTCCTGAAAAAATTCGCCGAGGAAACTGAAAAAATCAGGCGGGTCAGACCCAGGGCGAGCATCGATACCGTCGTCATTAAGTGCAAAGTATAG
- a CDS encoding glycoside hydrolase family 3 C-terminal domain-containing protein produces MKIRTIAAVLILPVISIAALCVPYGCLGKQETADDPANALYRDASLPVEDRVSDLLSRMTLNEKCGQMALVERMFLKQDDHIREYGIGGILSGGGSAPHPNTPGSWIGMIDSFQAMALSTRLAVPIIYGSDAVHGNNNLAGAVIFPHNIGLGATRDPKLVEDIGRITAIEMTGAGMHWNFAPCLAVPQNERWGRTYEGYSEYAPLVSELGIAYIRGLQGPLNVNEPVSVIASAKHYLGDGGTLNGKDRGNTIATEEKIREVYLAPYKAAVKAGTKSVMVSFSSLNGKQMHAHRRFITDILKGELGFEGFVVSDWGGIDFIAPRYRDCVRESVLAGIDMVMIPDKYEEFLLTLKALVTEGDIPMERIDDAVSRILRVKFSSGIFETPYAEKSTARLIGCEEHRIKAREAVSKSLVVLKNRNNILPLSKKIKSIFVAGKSADSIGNQCGGWTLTWQGLSDTTIPGTSILEAIRNAVSPATRVSYSENGTGGKGHDVAVVVIGELPYAEMYGDKENINLSVVDADAVDNCRKEGLPVVVILVSGRPMIVTDYIAGWDAFIAAWLPGTEGAGVADILFGNVKPSGKLPYSWPKNSAQLPVNYGDEVYEPLFPFGFGLTFQ; encoded by the coding sequence ATGAAAATCAGAACTATCGCAGCCGTTTTAATACTTCCGGTTATATCGATAGCGGCCCTTTGTGTGCCCTACGGCTGTCTCGGAAAACAGGAAACGGCGGATGATCCGGCAAATGCCCTTTACCGCGATGCCTCCCTTCCCGTCGAAGACCGTGTGTCGGACCTCCTATCACGCATGACCCTTAACGAAAAATGCGGCCAGATGGCGCTCGTCGAACGGATGTTTCTGAAACAGGACGATCACATCAGGGAATACGGAATCGGCGGAATCCTGAGTGGGGGCGGTTCCGCGCCGCATCCGAACACGCCCGGGTCCTGGATCGGGATGATCGATTCATTTCAGGCCATGGCCCTCTCCACCCGCCTCGCCGTCCCGATTATCTATGGAAGCGATGCGGTGCATGGGAACAACAACCTCGCGGGAGCGGTCATCTTCCCCCACAATATCGGACTCGGCGCGACCCGGGACCCGAAACTGGTTGAAGATATCGGGAGAATCACCGCGATCGAGATGACCGGCGCGGGAATGCACTGGAATTTCGCGCCATGCCTCGCCGTCCCGCAGAACGAACGGTGGGGAAGGACCTATGAAGGCTACAGTGAATACGCGCCCCTGGTTTCGGAACTCGGAATCGCCTATATAAGGGGACTCCAGGGACCGCTGAATGTCAACGAACCCGTTTCCGTTATCGCATCCGCGAAACATTACCTTGGGGACGGAGGCACCCTGAACGGAAAGGACAGGGGGAATACGATCGCCACGGAAGAAAAAATACGCGAGGTGTATCTGGCGCCGTACAAGGCGGCGGTGAAAGCGGGGACGAAAAGCGTTATGGTTTCGTTCAGCAGCCTGAACGGGAAACAGATGCACGCACATCGGCGGTTTATCACCGATATTCTCAAGGGAGAACTCGGGTTCGAAGGATTTGTCGTTTCCGACTGGGGCGGCATCGATTTTATTGCCCCGCGCTACAGGGACTGCGTCCGGGAGAGCGTCCTTGCCGGGATCGACATGGTCATGATCCCGGATAAATACGAAGAGTTTCTCCTCACCCTCAAGGCATTGGTCACCGAAGGAGACATCCCGATGGAACGGATCGACGATGCGGTTAGCAGAATCCTCCGGGTGAAATTCTCATCCGGCATTTTCGAAACCCCGTACGCGGAGAAATCGACCGCACGGCTGATCGGATGCGAAGAACACCGCATCAAGGCGCGGGAAGCGGTAAGTAAATCCCTTGTCGTACTCAAGAACCGGAACAATATCCTGCCGCTTTCAAAAAAAATAAAAAGCATATTCGTTGCGGGTAAAAGCGCGGACAGCATCGGAAATCAGTGCGGCGGCTGGACACTCACCTGGCAGGGGTTGAGCGACACGACGATTCCCGGCACATCGATACTGGAGGCGATACGAAACGCCGTTTCCCCCGCGACACGGGTCAGCTATAGTGAAAACGGAACCGGCGGCAAAGGGCACGATGTCGCAGTTGTCGTGATCGGGGAACTTCCCTATGCTGAAATGTACGGCGACAAGGAGAATATCAACCTTTCCGTCGTCGATGCCGACGCGGTCGACAATTGCAGAAAAGAGGGCCTGCCGGTGGTCGTGATCCTCGTTTCCGGCAGACCGATGATAGTCACCGATTATATCGCCGGTTGGGATGCCTTTATCGCGGCCTGGCTTCCCGGAACTGAAGGAGCGGGTGTCGCGGATATTCTTTTCGGAAATGTCAAACCTTCGGGCAAACTCCCGTATTCCTGGCCGAAAAACTCGGCACAACTTCCCGTCAACTACGGAGACGAGGTATACGAACCCCTTTTCCCTTTCGGTTTCGGGTTGACGTTTCAATAG
- a CDS encoding carboxypeptidase regulatory-like domain-containing protein, with protein MKKRTVITTIVLIALTGLAVIAFFLFPAIGKTTLRLTVMDAVSRSWVYNSSITIQNRVIRGFKSTVFSFSDLKPGTYPLVVTAPYYTMAETGLTIHPGENILTDPILLSGYEIPDLDDIALFEGKKDDTLELDFRLVRPDGHAVVNHPCLPVVIYCRISEQTDTGQRGDIIYAAPVPWHWNTSLTETYRYEVAIPLDDIGKSQAPYWIMDYLVLFPDPRTIGEDEIKKIILTAQEMKDIDSIASYLDGFSDRLRWFFRSHNNVENMFGEGGT; from the coding sequence ATGAAAAAAAGGACCGTCATTACAACGATTGTACTGATCGCACTGACAGGTCTTGCTGTCATCGCCTTTTTCCTTTTTCCCGCCATCGGAAAAACCACACTGAGGCTCACCGTCATGGATGCCGTTTCCCGGTCATGGGTTTATAATTCTTCCATTACGATCCAGAACAGAGTGATACGCGGATTCAAGTCGACCGTCTTTTCTTTTAGCGACCTGAAACCGGGCACATATCCCCTTGTCGTCACCGCACCCTATTACACAATGGCGGAAACCGGCCTCACGATACATCCGGGCGAAAACATCCTCACCGATCCCATCCTCCTCTCCGGTTATGAAATACCGGACCTCGACGATATCGCCCTTTTTGAAGGGAAGAAAGACGATACCCTCGAACTCGATTTCCGCCTTGTCCGGCCCGACGGTCACGCGGTCGTCAATCATCCATGCCTCCCCGTCGTCATATACTGCCGGATTTCAGAACAAACCGACACCGGGCAACGGGGAGATATTATTTACGCGGCCCCCGTACCGTGGCACTGGAATACGAGCCTGACTGAAACATACCGCTACGAGGTCGCGATTCCGCTGGATGACATCGGGAAATCGCAAGCCCCGTACTGGATTATGGATTATCTCGTTCTCTTTCCCGACCCCAGAACGATCGGAGAAGACGAGATAAAAAAAATCATCCTGACGGCGCAGGAAATGAAAGACATCGATTCGATCGCCTCCTACCTCGACGGCTTTTCCGACAGACTCAGATGGTTTTTCAGAAGCCACAATAATGTGGAGAATATGTTCGGGGAGGGCGGAACGTGA